One segment of Neodiprion fabricii isolate iyNeoFabr1 chromosome 1, iyNeoFabr1.1, whole genome shotgun sequence DNA contains the following:
- the LOC124187787 gene encoding alpha-latrotoxin-Lhe1a-like isoform X1, with amino-acid sequence MAAIPEAVIRFFEAVKSNDIEKVVGLLKSKEVDVNAVDVTSDNQTAVHIAAFRGYEKMLRILVDEYNADVNIADKMGEIPLQIACDKYNIKIAKYLIEKNSNFPEYAESYLNDKLVDELFEAAEANDVQKVTELIKNKRVDVNSIDKGNYNRTILHIAVMKGYEELARLLVDEFNADTDYEDEIGDTAKNMAIDYKHANLAELLARSNSKELKLDAEVSQSDSNSQLCKKPKHSHPTAEPDKPFKSSITSEQSYSTGQ; translated from the coding sequence ATGGCTGCGATTCCCGAAGCGGTAATTAGATTCTTTGAGGCCGTAAAATCTAACGACATTGAAAAAGTGGTCGGATTGTTGAAAAGTAAAGAAGTTGACGTGAACGCGGTAGACGTCACGTCAGATAATCAAACAGCCGTGCATATAGCTGCATTTCGcggatatgaaaaaatgttgcggATACTTGTCGACGAATACAATGCGGATGTTAATATTGCTGATAAAATGGGGGAAATACCGTTGCAAATCGCGTgtgataaatataatataaaaattgccaAGTATCTGATAGAGAAGAATTCGAATTTTCCGGAATATGCCGAATCCTATTTAAATGACAAGTTAGTCGATGAATTGTTCGAAGCAGCCGAAGCGAATGATGTACAAAAAGTAACTGAacttataaaaaataagaggGTAGATGTCAATTCTATAGACAAAGGTAATTACAATAGGACGATCTTGCATATCGCCGTTATGAAGGGATACGAGGAGCTGGCTCGTTTACTTGTTGACGAATTCAATGCCGATACCGATTATGAGGATGAAATAGGCGATACCGCGAAAAATATGGCCATAGATTACAAACATGCGAATCTAGCTGAATTACTGGCGAGAAGCAATAGCAAAGAGTTGAAATTGGACGCGGAAGTTAGTCAGTCGGATTCTAATTCACAGTTGTGCAAAAAACCGAAGCATAGTCATCCGACCGCCGAACCTGATAAACCATTCAAATCCTCAATTACGTCCGAACAATCTTACAGTACCGGTCAGTAA
- the LOC124187787 gene encoding phosphatidylinositol-glycan biosynthesis class F protein-like isoform X2 — protein sequence MLDEDYLPKQRLLVFYCFFTCIYFPGILILLKFNDNIYNVGTYKFIPILIILMFAEVTKLSFSLLQTDLPTLSKIDSKSITKARKSWSKRFKDIFKFLVSSVVMALIYYIIVILFGCPFLTHHEETIMLTLTLTSLTLIPASLHLGVDESIALLTGAPLQSSNVFVEAVKRNIQATLLGTWLGATVIPLDWNRPWQAWPIPCITGALIGYMIAHFFTLFKMVPFLRKKKNHYSNNIK from the coding sequence ATGTTGGACGAAGACTATTTACCCAAACAACGATTGCTGGTGTTTTATTGCTTTTTTACTTGTATCTACTTTCCGGGGATACTGATTTTGCTGAAATTCAATGACAACATATACAATGTGGGAACCTACAAGTTTATCCCCATTCTTATAATACTGATGTTTGCAGAGGTGACGAAACTGTCATTCTCGCTACTGCAAACGGATCTACCAACTTTGTCCAAAATCGATTCAAAGTCGATAACGAAGGCGAGAAAATCATGGAGCAAACGATTCAAAGATATATTCAAGTTTCTGGTATCATCAGTTGTAATGGCgcttatttattatataattgtCATTCTCTTCGGATGCCCATTCTTGACACATCATGAGGAAACTATTATGCTCACCCTCACACTGACAAGCCTAACCTTAATACCAGCTAGCCTTCACTTGGGTGTTGACGAATCCATAGCACTCTTGACTGGAGCTCCCTTACAGTCTAGTAATGTTTTTGTCGAAGCTGTCAAGAGAAATATACAGGCTACTCTACTTGGCACTTGGCTTGGTGCCACAGTAATTCCTCTGGATTGGAATAGACCCTGGCAAGCTTGGCCTATTCCATGCATTACAGGTGCTCTCATTGGATATATGATTGCCCATTTTTTCACACTCTTTAAAATGGTGCCCTTTttacgaaagaagaaaaatcactatagtaataatatcaaataa
- the LOC124186996 gene encoding ubiquitin carboxyl-terminal hydrolase 1 isoform X1 gives MTILEAEEDEDELLVPPRKKFCLSLSGRSKSLTAKTTCQPPRTTTRGGTLNKYPFLNETGESRMLNGYRSQLPNSQEAMCNTVNNGTEGLRIASLCNLGNTCFLNSVLYTLRFAPSFLHNLHHLATDLSNLTAKQLQTKMKSSSLGRTGVSLTASGSRSWSSKDLLALAGPMGDSNKPRIQVATEKLHELFAALKISEMKDNGEPYQPDAFLQALREVNPIFEGNQQQDAHELLVCLLDNIRETFQLLVRHRESEFGQNGGGSDLYIDQVNDVQSETSSSKRGLRKSKKKKKFSSKGSLNFIQSSSNGTAPPSKPLENGHLDVVESNNELAAPQPESKKCFISEDFEGVSLLRTTCLECEHVTERKETFCDIYVPIDIDQSNEKEEDKRLMDSSEVYRRAVVTSELLRGRDKYWCACCLRYNEARRAVCFPSLPRLLILQLKRFSTTAGSMEKINNHMPTPLTLQCFCEDCINDIPGTSSRRETRHVYKLYSVIMHQGATMTAGHYVAYTRLPDESASSEYFNCERDNKRQTPTQNNSNTTSDKSSGLMKFFRSKSNVSENKEQLNVIRVGCRSMECCGIRRSKHGGSWLECDDEVVRIIPLREFEEKLAPNPRNSATPYLLFYVRSTT, from the exons ATGACAATAttagaagcagaagaagacgAGGATGAGCTGCTGGTCCCTCCTAGGAAAAAGTTTTGCCTGTCGCTCTCAGGGCGCAGCAAATCACTCACTGCAAAAACAACTTGTCAGCCCCCTCGTACAACTACCAGAGGGGGCACTTTGAATAAATATCCTTTCCTCAACg AAACAGGTGAGAGCAGAATGTTAAATGGATATCGGAGTCAATTGCCAAACTCCCAGGAGGCTATGTGCAACACAGTAAATAACGGGACAGAAGGACTGCGGATAGCATCGCTATGCAATCTGGGCAACACATGTTTTTTAAACAGTGTACTGTACACCCTAAGATTTGCACCCTCCTTTTTACACAATCTACATCATCTGGCCACCGACTTGTCCAATTTGACTGCGAAACAACTTCAAACTAAG ATGAAATCATCGTCACTTGGTAGAACTGGTGTATCGCTAACAGCAAGTGGCAGTCGTAGTTGGAGCAGCAAAGATCTTTTGGCATTAGCAGGTCCAATGGGAGATTCTAATAAACCTAGAATACAAGTGGCCACAGAGAAGTTACACGAGTTATTTGCAGCGTTGAAAATTTCGGAGATGAAAGATAACGGTGAACCATATCAACCAGATGCGTTCCTGCAAGCATTGAG GGAGGTAAATCCTATATTTGAAGGCAATCAGCAACAGGATGCACACGAGTTGTTGGTTTGTTTACTGGACAACATACGAGAAACGTTTCAACTGCTTGTGAGGCACAGAGAGAGTGAATTCGGGCAGAATGGCGGAGGATCAGATTTGTACATTGATCAGGTAAATGATGTACAGTCTGAAACTAGTTCGAGTAAACGTGGCCTTCGcaaatcaaagaagaagaaaaagttcTCTTCTAAAGGGAGCCTCAACTTTATCCAATCAAGTTCGAATGGAACAGCGCCACCCTCGAAACCATTAGAAAATGGTCACTTAGATGTTGTTGAAAGTAACAATGAACTTGCGGCACCTCAACCAGAGAGCAAAAAGTGCTTCATTTCAGAGGATTTTGAGGGGGTTAGCCTTCTTCGCACAACGTGTTTAGAGTGTGAACATGTGactgaaagaaaagaaacattttGCGATATTTATGTTCCAATAGATATTGACCAATCCAATGAAAAAG AAGAGGATAAAAGATTAATGGACAGTAGCGAAGTGTATAGGAGAGCCGTAGTAACAAGTGAACTCTTACGGGGCCGAGATAAATACTGGTGCGCTTGTTGCTTACGTTACAATGAAGCGCGGCGTGCTGTGTGTTTTCCTTCCTTACCCAGGCTTCTCATACTGCAATTGAAAAGATTCTCAACCACAGCAGG gTCGATGGAGAAGATCAACAATCACATGCCAACACCCTTAACGTTGCAATGTTTTTGCGAAGATTGTATAAATGATATACCGGGCACAAGTAGTAGAAGAGAAACTCGGCATGTCTACAAATTGTATTCAGTTATTATGCACCAGGGAGCAACAATGACGGCAGGTCATTATGTGGCGTACACTCGATTACCGGACGAATCTGCATCGtctgaatattttaattgcgAACGTGATAATAAGCGGCAAACTCCAACacaaaataatagtaatacaACATCGGACAAATCATCTGGTTTAATGAAATTCTTTAGATCGAAATCAAATGTCAGTGAAAACAAAGAACAATTAAATGTAATAAGAGTTGGCTGTCGCAGCATGGAGTGTTGTGGTATTCGTAGAAGTAAACATGGTGGGTCATGGCTAGAGTGTGACGACGAAGTAGTTAGGATAATTCCACTGCgcgaatttgaagaaaaattggctCCAAATCCGCGTAATTCCGCAACGCCCTACTTGTTATTTTACGTCAGGTCGACGACATAA
- the LOC124186996 gene encoding ubiquitin carboxyl-terminal hydrolase 1 isoform X2 — translation MTILEAEEDEDELLVPPRKKFCLSLSGRSKSLTAKTTCQPPRTTTRGGTLNKYPFLNGESRMLNGYRSQLPNSQEAMCNTVNNGTEGLRIASLCNLGNTCFLNSVLYTLRFAPSFLHNLHHLATDLSNLTAKQLQTKMKSSSLGRTGVSLTASGSRSWSSKDLLALAGPMGDSNKPRIQVATEKLHELFAALKISEMKDNGEPYQPDAFLQALREVNPIFEGNQQQDAHELLVCLLDNIRETFQLLVRHRESEFGQNGGGSDLYIDQVNDVQSETSSSKRGLRKSKKKKKFSSKGSLNFIQSSSNGTAPPSKPLENGHLDVVESNNELAAPQPESKKCFISEDFEGVSLLRTTCLECEHVTERKETFCDIYVPIDIDQSNEKEEDKRLMDSSEVYRRAVVTSELLRGRDKYWCACCLRYNEARRAVCFPSLPRLLILQLKRFSTTAGSMEKINNHMPTPLTLQCFCEDCINDIPGTSSRRETRHVYKLYSVIMHQGATMTAGHYVAYTRLPDESASSEYFNCERDNKRQTPTQNNSNTTSDKSSGLMKFFRSKSNVSENKEQLNVIRVGCRSMECCGIRRSKHGGSWLECDDEVVRIIPLREFEEKLAPNPRNSATPYLLFYVRSTT, via the exons ATGACAATAttagaagcagaagaagacgAGGATGAGCTGCTGGTCCCTCCTAGGAAAAAGTTTTGCCTGTCGCTCTCAGGGCGCAGCAAATCACTCACTGCAAAAACAACTTGTCAGCCCCCTCGTACAACTACCAGAGGGGGCACTTTGAATAAATATCCTTTCCTCAACg GTGAGAGCAGAATGTTAAATGGATATCGGAGTCAATTGCCAAACTCCCAGGAGGCTATGTGCAACACAGTAAATAACGGGACAGAAGGACTGCGGATAGCATCGCTATGCAATCTGGGCAACACATGTTTTTTAAACAGTGTACTGTACACCCTAAGATTTGCACCCTCCTTTTTACACAATCTACATCATCTGGCCACCGACTTGTCCAATTTGACTGCGAAACAACTTCAAACTAAG ATGAAATCATCGTCACTTGGTAGAACTGGTGTATCGCTAACAGCAAGTGGCAGTCGTAGTTGGAGCAGCAAAGATCTTTTGGCATTAGCAGGTCCAATGGGAGATTCTAATAAACCTAGAATACAAGTGGCCACAGAGAAGTTACACGAGTTATTTGCAGCGTTGAAAATTTCGGAGATGAAAGATAACGGTGAACCATATCAACCAGATGCGTTCCTGCAAGCATTGAG GGAGGTAAATCCTATATTTGAAGGCAATCAGCAACAGGATGCACACGAGTTGTTGGTTTGTTTACTGGACAACATACGAGAAACGTTTCAACTGCTTGTGAGGCACAGAGAGAGTGAATTCGGGCAGAATGGCGGAGGATCAGATTTGTACATTGATCAGGTAAATGATGTACAGTCTGAAACTAGTTCGAGTAAACGTGGCCTTCGcaaatcaaagaagaagaaaaagttcTCTTCTAAAGGGAGCCTCAACTTTATCCAATCAAGTTCGAATGGAACAGCGCCACCCTCGAAACCATTAGAAAATGGTCACTTAGATGTTGTTGAAAGTAACAATGAACTTGCGGCACCTCAACCAGAGAGCAAAAAGTGCTTCATTTCAGAGGATTTTGAGGGGGTTAGCCTTCTTCGCACAACGTGTTTAGAGTGTGAACATGTGactgaaagaaaagaaacattttGCGATATTTATGTTCCAATAGATATTGACCAATCCAATGAAAAAG AAGAGGATAAAAGATTAATGGACAGTAGCGAAGTGTATAGGAGAGCCGTAGTAACAAGTGAACTCTTACGGGGCCGAGATAAATACTGGTGCGCTTGTTGCTTACGTTACAATGAAGCGCGGCGTGCTGTGTGTTTTCCTTCCTTACCCAGGCTTCTCATACTGCAATTGAAAAGATTCTCAACCACAGCAGG gTCGATGGAGAAGATCAACAATCACATGCCAACACCCTTAACGTTGCAATGTTTTTGCGAAGATTGTATAAATGATATACCGGGCACAAGTAGTAGAAGAGAAACTCGGCATGTCTACAAATTGTATTCAGTTATTATGCACCAGGGAGCAACAATGACGGCAGGTCATTATGTGGCGTACACTCGATTACCGGACGAATCTGCATCGtctgaatattttaattgcgAACGTGATAATAAGCGGCAAACTCCAACacaaaataatagtaatacaACATCGGACAAATCATCTGGTTTAATGAAATTCTTTAGATCGAAATCAAATGTCAGTGAAAACAAAGAACAATTAAATGTAATAAGAGTTGGCTGTCGCAGCATGGAGTGTTGTGGTATTCGTAGAAGTAAACATGGTGGGTCATGGCTAGAGTGTGACGACGAAGTAGTTAGGATAATTCCACTGCgcgaatttgaagaaaaattggctCCAAATCCGCGTAATTCCGCAACGCCCTACTTGTTATTTTACGTCAGGTCGACGACATAA
- the LOC124187225 gene encoding carboxypeptidase Q-like — protein sequence MKLKFRIAVLLLCFISKSTFGDTIDNEVDQCSLPENLVKEIESYAPTVNKIINETVNGLYKGTTWQELATFVDKFGPRLSGSQVLENAIDYMLDKLVKHGLENVHGEEAVLPHWVRGKESATLLQPRVKDIAMLGLGYSVGTPTGGITALAIVLKSFDELRQRRTEVPGKIVVYNQDFVSYEETVIYRSRGASEAAKFGAVAVLIRSITPVSIYSPHTGMMTYQTNITKIPAACITIEDAAMLNRMADRGETMMINIRMEAQSLPAVKSRNTIAEIIGAENPEKVVVVSGHLDSWDVGQGAMDDGGGAFISWNSLRILKALNLRPRRTIRAILWTGEEIGIVGAHQYIQSHKADRQNLQFVMESDIGTFTPIGLAFTGSKEAQCILKKIMNLLEPINATMVRNPNEGPDITEWVDLGVPGASLWNDNGKYFWYHHSNGDTMSVEDPHALDLCAALFAAVSYVMAQLSVDLPHNN from the exons atgaaactaaaattCAGGATTGCGGTACTTTTACTTTGCTTTATCTCAAAATCAACATTCGGCGATACAATTGATAACGAAGTAGACCAGTGCTCATTACCGGAAAATTtggtgaaagaaattgaaagcTATGCCCCGACTgttaacaaaataataaacgaaactGTTAATGGATTGTATAAGGGTACAACATGGCAAGAGTTGGCCACATTTGTCGATAAGTTTGGTCCACGTTTATCTGGTAGTCAGGTTCTTGAAAATGCTATTGACTACATGCTCGATAAGTTGGTCAAACATGGATTGGAAAATGTGCACGGCGAAGAAGCAGTTTTACCTCATTGGGTCAG AGGTAAGGAATCCGCTACCTTGCTTCAACCAAGAGTGAAAGATATTGCGATGCTTGGATTGGGGTACAGTGTCGGAACGCCCACAGGAGGCATTACTGCGTTAGCCATCGTACTAAAGAGTTTCGATGAACTTCGTCAACGACGCACTGAG GTGCCTGGAAAGATAGTTGTTTATAATCAAGATTTTGTGAGTTATGAAGAAACTGTTATATACAGAAGCAGGGGAGCGTCAGAAGCTGCAAAATTTGGCGCAGTTGCAGTCTTGATCAGATCTATCACACCAGTTTCTATCTACTCACCACATACTGGCATGATGACTTATCAAACAAATATTACTAAAATTCCAGCTGCGTGTATCACAATTGAAGATGCGGCCATGTTAAACAGAATGGCTGACAGAG GCGAAACGATGATGATCAATATTAGAATGGAAGCCCAGTCTCTACCAGCAGTCAAGTCTCGGAACACAATTGCAGAAATCATTGGAGCTGAGAACCCTGAGAAAGTAGTAGTTGTATCCGGACATTTAGATAGCTGGGATGTAGGCCAGGGTGCTATGGATGATGGAGGTGGTGCATTCATATCATGGAACTCTTTGAGAATCTTGAAAGCTCTAAATCTACGACCACGAAGAACGATAAG gGCTATTCTTTGGACTGGTGAAGAGATTGGGATCGTGGGAGCTCATCAATATATTCAGTCACATAAAGCTGACAGGCAAAATCTTCAATTTGTGATGGAGTCTGACATAGGTACATTCACTCCGATAGGACTTGCCTTTACGGGTTCGAAGGAAGCCCAATGCATTCTGAAAAAGATAATGAA CTTATTGGAACCAATAAATGCTACAATGGTTCGAAACCCAAACGAAGGCCCTGATATAACGGAATGGGTAGATTTAGGGGTACCAGGAGCTTCGCTGTGGAATGATAACGGCAAATACTTTTGGTACCATCATTCAAATGGTGACACCATGTCCGTTGAAGATCCGCATGCACTCGACCTATGTGCTGCATTGTTCGCTGCAGTTTCATACGTTATGGCTCAGCTGAGTGTTGATCTACCACATAATAACTAG